The following are encoded in a window of Bradyrhizobium sp. WBOS07 genomic DNA:
- a CDS encoding response regulator transcription factor yields MTRFLIVEDHPLFREALEGALQMVAPGAEILQATSVDGALEQLSAGAELDLLLLDLSMPGTTGLSGIVRIRKAFPKVPVVIVSGHQDPRIISGALSLGVAGYIFKSCSKQELAQSIGEALQGLVCLPDAYRALRPQRAPSPAHDLLKRLHDLTPQQLRVLEMLKRGLQNKQIAYELKISETTVKVHVSDILRKLNVVSRTKAIVEMSRIDFATLASDGNRAKHDRAQSDQQ; encoded by the coding sequence GTGACCCGATTTCTGATTGTCGAAGACCATCCGTTGTTTCGCGAGGCGCTCGAAGGCGCGCTGCAAATGGTGGCGCCCGGAGCCGAGATCCTGCAGGCGACTTCGGTCGACGGAGCGCTGGAGCAGCTGTCCGCGGGTGCCGAGCTCGATCTCCTGCTGCTTGATCTGTCGATGCCGGGCACGACCGGCCTCTCAGGCATCGTTCGCATCCGCAAGGCCTTCCCGAAGGTCCCCGTCGTCATCGTGTCGGGACATCAGGATCCCAGAATCATCTCCGGCGCGCTGTCGCTGGGCGTCGCCGGTTACATCTTCAAATCCTGCTCCAAGCAGGAACTGGCCCAGTCGATCGGCGAGGCGCTGCAGGGTCTCGTCTGTCTTCCGGATGCCTATCGCGCATTGCGGCCGCAGCGGGCCCCAAGTCCGGCCCATGATCTGCTGAAGCGGCTGCATGACCTGACGCCGCAGCAATTGCGGGTCCTGGAAATGCTCAAGCGCGGTCTTCAGAACAAGCAGATCGCCTATGAGCTGAAGATTTCCGAGACCACCGTGAAGGTCCATGTCTCGGACATCCTGCGCAAGCTGAACGTCGTGAGCCGCACCAAGGCGATCGTCGAGATGTCCCGAATCGATTTCGCGACGCTGGCGAGCGACGGGAATCGGGCCAAGCACGATCGCGCACAGTCGGATCAGCAGTGA
- a CDS encoding response regulator transcription factor → MASFLIIDDHPLFREALGNAVRLALPEARILEAMSIEDALDILSAEQGIDLALLDLSLPDATGFSGFLRLRETYPRLPVAIVSSEEDQHVVREALALGAAGYLPKSTSKRELAASIEGVLSGSVSVPRDFVATPQRRKAETSKALEVKLRELTPQQIRVLDLLRRGYPNRQIAQELQLAESTVKAHITEILRKLGLFSRNKAIIEIGKMDLPDPRNRPYARADRGRPQ, encoded by the coding sequence ATGGCCAGCTTCCTGATCATCGACGATCATCCGCTGTTTCGCGAAGCTCTGGGCAACGCCGTGCGGCTGGCCTTGCCGGAGGCCCGCATCCTGGAGGCGATGTCGATCGAGGACGCGCTGGACATCCTGTCGGCCGAACAGGGGATCGACCTTGCGCTGCTCGATCTGTCGCTGCCGGATGCGACCGGCTTCTCCGGTTTCCTCCGCTTGCGCGAAACCTATCCGCGCCTGCCGGTCGCCATCGTATCGAGCGAGGAGGACCAGCACGTGGTCCGCGAAGCGCTGGCGCTCGGCGCGGCCGGCTACCTGCCGAAGTCGACGTCGAAGCGCGAGCTGGCCGCCTCGATCGAGGGCGTGCTCTCAGGATCGGTGTCGGTGCCGCGGGATTTCGTGGCGACGCCGCAGCGGCGCAAGGCCGAGACCAGCAAGGCCCTCGAGGTCAAGCTCCGCGAGCTCACGCCGCAGCAGATCCGGGTTCTGGACCTGCTGCGCCGCGGCTACCCGAACCGGCAGATCGCGCAGGAGCTGCAGCTCGCCGAATCCACGGTCAAGGCGCACATCACCGAGATCCTGCGCAAGCTCGGTCTGTTCAGCCGCAACAAGGCGATCATCGAGATCGGCAAGATGGACCTGCCCGACCCCAGGAACCGGCCCTATGCGCGGGCCGACCGCGGCAGGCCGCAATGA
- a CDS encoding c-type cytochrome — translation MRPINPGNGKRRHHSIAGWLAWAAISATIASAPAVHADETKPFRLCADPTNLPFSSDNPAQPGFYVEIGQALAQALGQPITYDWYKSYFGKRTVRVTLLGRQCDAMIGLPRSEDFMGPAVIFSDTIAKEGYALVAAKGQAIGGVDDLRGKRVAVQYASTPQNLLATRDDIRKVTVLSPEEAMQALDQGRADVAFIWGPVAGWLNMTVYNDRYQIRLTEGEGLSWDAAIGFAKGSTELRDRVDAILPTLQTTIAGLAVKYGLPAGQPVRFGTAEAVAAGTTTGAGPGAAVGQVANVVATETKGDAAAPNAETARAGKEIFNGTCGHCHGPDAIQSERKIDLRLLRHRYGDDMRDTFLRTVHDGRPAKGMPAWKEVFTDNQFDSIYSFLLTVQVESND, via the coding sequence ATGCGTCCGATCAATCCAGGGAACGGCAAGCGCCGACATCACAGTATCGCGGGATGGCTCGCATGGGCCGCAATCTCCGCGACGATTGCATCGGCCCCGGCCGTTCATGCCGACGAGACGAAGCCGTTCCGCCTGTGCGCCGATCCGACCAATCTGCCGTTCTCGAGCGATAATCCGGCGCAGCCGGGCTTCTATGTCGAAATCGGCCAGGCGCTGGCGCAGGCGCTCGGCCAACCGATCACGTACGACTGGTACAAATCCTATTTCGGCAAGCGGACCGTGCGGGTCACGCTGCTGGGCAGGCAATGCGACGCCATGATCGGCTTGCCGCGTTCCGAGGATTTCATGGGGCCGGCCGTGATCTTCTCCGACACCATCGCGAAGGAGGGCTATGCGCTGGTCGCCGCGAAAGGTCAGGCGATCGGCGGCGTGGACGACCTCAGAGGCAAGCGCGTCGCCGTCCAGTACGCCAGCACGCCGCAAAACCTGCTCGCGACGCGTGACGACATCCGGAAGGTGACCGTGCTGTCACCCGAGGAGGCCATGCAGGCGCTCGACCAGGGCCGGGCGGACGTCGCCTTCATCTGGGGGCCCGTCGCCGGCTGGCTGAACATGACCGTCTACAACGATCGCTATCAGATCCGGCTCACCGAAGGCGAAGGCCTGTCATGGGATGCCGCCATCGGCTTCGCGAAGGGATCGACCGAGCTCCGCGATCGCGTCGATGCGATCCTGCCGACGCTTCAGACGACAATCGCCGGTCTCGCGGTGAAATACGGCTTGCCGGCCGGGCAGCCGGTCCGCTTCGGCACGGCAGAGGCCGTGGCGGCGGGAACCACGACCGGAGCGGGGCCCGGCGCGGCCGTAGGACAGGTCGCAAATGTAGTGGCGACCGAGACCAAGGGCGATGCAGCAGCGCCGAATGCGGAGACTGCGCGTGCAGGCAAGGAGATCTTCAACGGAACCTGTGGGCATTGCCACGGCCCTGACGCCATCCAGAGCGAGCGGAAGATCGACCTGCGGTTGTTGCGTCACCGCTACGGCGACGACATGCGCGACACCTTCCTGAGGACCGTGCATGACGGGCGACCGGCCAAGGGCATGCCGGCGTGGAAGGAGGTCTTCACCGACAACCAGTTCGACAGCATCTATTCCTTCCTGCTGACGGTGCAGGTCGAATCGAACGACTGA